GAGGTTACTTTTGGAAGTAACATGAGAGGGACAGGAGAGTACAGAAGAGCTGTTTCTAAAAACTTATTAAAGAGAGCAATTAAGGAGGTATTATAGTGCTTTTAACTCTTAATGTGAATGGAAGAAAAAGAGAGATTTCAATCTCAGCTGATGAATATTTATTAGATGTATTGAGAAAATTAGGGTATTTAAGTGTAAAAAGAGGGTGTGATACTGGTTCTTGTGGTCTTTGTACAGTTCTTGTAGATGATAAACCAGTATTATCTTGTAGTACTTTAGCTATAAGAGCTCAAGGGAAGAGAGTAACAACTATAGAAGGATGTCAAAGAGAAGCTGAAAAATTTGCTGAGTTTATGGCAGCAGAGGGAGCTGAACAATGTGGTTTTTGTGCACCTGGGTTTACTTTAACAGTTCTTGCACTAATGAAAGAGTTTGAAAATCCAACTGATGAAGA
The genomic region above belongs to Candidatus Fusobacterium pullicola and contains:
- a CDS encoding 2Fe-2S iron-sulfur cluster binding domain-containing protein, translated to MLLTLNVNGRKREISISADEYLLDVLRKLGYLSVKRGCDTGSCGLCTVLVDDKPVLSCSTLAIRAQGKRVTTIEGCQREAEKFAEFMAAEGAEQCGFCAPGFTLTVLALMKEFENPTDEEILHYLNGNLCRCSGYISQLRAIKNFMEAEKK